From the genome of Plasmodium malariae genome assembly, chromosome: 9, one region includes:
- the PmUG01_09050200 gene encoding conserved Plasmodium protein, unknown function: MSDETNEYNATLSDCNSTDYNSNYKEGYKNSENNEDTFSEECNTPKFEKVIENNRINIRINKNANTQNCKKEKCKRKTNNSFICNLVKKIEDIYKRQLLNNNNNIEQNDCKTLIKSKCKCASKCMSKCKSSFMLNEYLNVEPTNNVFYRRRTPNETLHSSDFNGINLRPLLRFKSLHNYNNNNEMSKLQQQQKKAIIKISNISPSQRFTNNGIYTNQSTPYGTPANFFGLHKNIATGKFNVTKNEECKNSILPSPYFDMYHYSNKTNRRPYRSSNNHKTPPGYVRSVRVVPGCNPLSKVKNEGQKGRKYEGENRQRNEEIEKMNNEPNCSSHNNMNRKTSKICLHINRRGRQSRNRSKNNDKDETCSHKGSEEANCDKEATLFTCDQNLSNRNKRFEEKNKRSKFRASLSAPLKICNKWSNMKRGIHNNCENYENGEALFPLSSINGISINMNKGIDGREIFLHTHNTNSRVGEKDDGNDCIFPSTHCYNISNNEHRCRKCRNRKKRDVKMAYGGIHPANYGLSVLNHDIIEKRSIRNPQNYSNSNSSSYSNGNNSPLGDRMSENKNIGVYMERRRSAFPTTFDNYNKIYYCDGKKGFLKKIDGKKIQRNESHPCEQHENESNDNGKYLKIVGNGTSYIQIEDNKYGKSNNSGIFLDQRNYKSLHDVNDNKTIRYAEGKMHANEMEAHEEGKKEKQVGSLHNSRIRSSSRSNSNSDCRQDALIPMDYKIVKYVDSRGTSKNCIEEDVHIVDGKKRIHNNCMIPLINDGSFTRKCKYQNLKTITIRSDSKSSCDKKGLRCKEACIKSGRLKFRKDTFYNNEKKYNSKNNELYSHKDNMEKFKIVQCYKGDGEHVLLDPLYRFRCDKLKEEETLNLNKIKRNLKNLTSEKPKEICSNTILQIQDEQNGMKAKLCNVADAPSNNNNTKISSQMTRCISKRALPNRLNRLDIPNMYETDTNNNEKGRVNESYYHNKDSSSRCCLNSGRANKRISKRNKFEGNYKYYSKCPLKRISPSMDDNVNKKRIGKRCRSDYGYCFNAVNEEQNYNLSDGHSKYSDKMVEGSKSINSYHPTSNMFEKRKNKKKEDKQFISSRKARQLNSTINECHNKLSAENCYDKYDMQCSQNGSSSVLAGENEHSQGSIDKGGREGRMREKIIRNEEFLGKEKIIDMDKVLREPTIGRTSTSISKICETDTYGCIDGYTKNQLCDIRLLRGNFSHQEKKREIKNSYSYTNRSSKGGNSTLYAVGRYPVVVKDEQRDKMKMCNIPSTRSIYHGKNSSIHMKKKSMLGKYRSNLDDVELEHNSYSNKVHETERQSNQRMRCYSSEGEKSICNVDSKLDKLYSTQDGFSRCVHKNGGAYKKESTKCCHHNSDSNNSMSNNLKSKSKDDKLSYILSSNKFIRAQRKKKRGALEGFVCEGECNNLLRNGREMVKHSNGDKHGEPPKNVLYNEHRSGTSVRRGVSVRSSNRGRSDKRGNSTELKRRIPDLVNHEERYYTKNNIYDSAGVRSENDSKYHSNERRLYRKERNHTYGNDYKGKSTKCSSKSKGYGTTKYANDMNNNEEAKYKNERKKREFLQYNNSYSSNHSRNRSLYEKNISPCNSHKQDFHFSTSRNCDSNTYNLNEKLSDINVPTVILKKPTIIISDNSNGDKEEKKEFGKKNIFTCSYVNENYNPKEKVHSSSIHSKEGNNMDHYYSSEFHNRKNELSKNRENIISQNAHEKSTNDIYRINCTSKEENDLSVKKMNRSKLSYILYDEHDDMGKNNNKFFKFKKKKKYDTTDEQLRYKIATSTGSSHDKKESSTKSRIINEPIRGVKRELYISTNEENRYFREQKNSSVEKDREYIKSINRSLSSHPTNYENVEKNSKNGNLSMHIYNSKNIDNVFLHREKRKSSESICRKVSSNLREEHIFPDTETDRSKISSKGKRNAQINTDEKKHICADNYNTINSGLFEADEKILQTDSLKRRNSGKLMDGQLVGSHHTDSVERPLSSNIDVQNYSRSYINMNSKNLHIGCTKLSTDDYRTLICRKNSLSSTSANCDNEQTEGSNEDFCKSAKDIYLKRQSENSLKSRKQKSISYNNKWESKDKLGNNMNTKKGSGLVYHKEGLFDGGTNTDLSYRRNKYSIKKCINSFTPQHDNTERGNHDNTDRYDDMDNYSDNYNDNYECINRGASSQINGDKEKRLTDSHNNNSFKIKNKGNMNNHRRGKGQKIIHALHYNNYSDSEKCKSSNVNTSDHISRGNIMNSSSEYLNCHNTNGSLTSTVNKAFEKKKKIRSKCSSDSKSVEEIRYSNSRENKNFKNSISGYNKEMENYDNNNLRNAHTKLSSESDKKWSEKKSKSKNMNNYHSNIHTCKAMSNEKKLTINSFNENILSEKDEVNDKYSFNKSLNLSKTMNKFDQNKASNSIVLKEEEKGKGTNCSNSIIFNSVNGQMSQGIQNACKGQVISYLTDNKADNNGKRTDNYNCAMYNVAGDEGNANVSANVGKSESHIKIQTEGDAVKREMSSEYCPMNCFNIGEDKNIPRKPLNSVLGLKEANDYMKNELNYYLTNSIKNENAHEDTTKKMDCTPSSFNMVNDIKNSIHNEEPIKNIYNTSNIVDKSYFCVRDNREIFNTLNSGEINCIHENINNSVSNGNRNSSDNIDGNGSNSSSANSNGNSGYSSVCIRKNNSNASDIATAHNSSTPVGSGIPVTTNAYPNGTCLSEERGNPICFNGNGNVFTCINSNEREQIKFTNPAFRISSDSELRKGYHNNVYYDDINRNQNVSVPPLTSTTNTNNSMIYQMPPSYHLMNKRSIYGNAINPTSTAPEPATRSIIFNYNRTSNNDNNINSEYMNGKNISSNNIISNNISRNIINGNNNDPNLVINPSLVNGNGSGGTYYYSKAFSTGNLHNEHFKNNIFYTKFASNDNNYSDNKNNILLNRLVNNNNEGSDSPINIPEAQGILDPNFSKINNTVQMNNTKMQNIINNNYANLRNNPLVNNNMKNQNIFYDINGKAYMHSMVTA, translated from the coding sequence ATGAGCGATGAAACGAATGAATATAATGCTACATTGAGTGATTGTAATTCTACTGATTACAATTCTAATTACAAGGAGGGGTATAAGAACagtgaaaataatgaagataCATTTTCAGAAGAGTGTAATACACCAAAATTTGAAAAGGTAATTGAGAAcaatagaataaatataagaataaataaaaacgcAAATACtcaaaattgcaaaaaagaaaaatgtaaaagaaaaacaaataattctTTCATTTGTAATCTTGTTAAGAAAATAgaggatatatataaaagacagctattgaataataataataatatagaacAAAATGATTGTAAGACTCTAATTAAATCTAAATGTAAATGTGCGTCTAAGTGTATGTCTAAATGTAAGTCTTCATTTATGCTCAACGAATATTTGAACGTTGAACCAACTAACAATGTATTTTATAGACGTAGAACACCAAATGAAACCTTACATAGTAGTGATTTCAATGGTATAAATTTAAGACCACTTCTAAGATTTAAAAGTCTACACAActacaataataacaatgaaATGAGTAAGCtacaacaacaacaaaaaaaagctattataaaaatatcaaacATAAGTCCATCTCAAAGATTTACAAATAATGGCATTTATACTAATCAATCTACTCCTTATGGTACACCAGCAAATTTTTTTGggttacataaaaatatagctaCTGGGAAATTCAATGTTACGAAAAATGAAGAGTGCAAAAATAGCATACTTCCCTCTCCTTATTTCGACATGTATCATTACAGTAACAAGACAAATAGAAGGCCGTATCGAAGTAGTAACAATCATAAAACGCCTCCTGGATATGTGAGATCAGTTCGCGTAGTCCCTGGGTGCAATCCCCTGAGTAAAGTAAAAAACGAGGGTCAGAAAGGAAGAAAATATGAGGGGGAAAATAGACAAAGAAACGAGGAAAtcgaaaaaatgaacaatgAACCCAACTGCTCAAGTCACAACAATATGAACAGGAAAACAAGCAAAAtttgtttacatataaataggAGAGGAAGACAAAGCAGAAATCGAAGTAAAAACAACGATAAGGATGAAACATGTTCTCATAAAGGATCAGAGGAAGCCAATTGTGATAAAGAGGCTACTCTATTTACTTGCGATCAAAATTTAAGTAATCGTAATAAAAGATttgaagagaaaaataaaagaagcaAATTTAGAGCTAGTCTATCTGCTCCTCtaaaaatatgcaataaGTGGAGTAACATGAAGAGAGGAATTCACAACAATTGTGAGAATTACGAAAATGGTGAAGCGCTTTTTCCACTAAGCTCTATTAATGGGATATcaataaatatgaacaaaggCATAGATGGAAGAGAAATATTTCTTCATACACATAACACTAATAGTAGAGTGGGGGAAAAAGATGATGGAAATGACTGTATATTCCCAAGTACACACTGTTAcaatatatctaataatgaGCACAGATGTAGAAAGTGCAGGaacaggaaaaaaagagaCGTCAAAATGGCATATGGGGGAATACACCCAGCAAACTATGGACTGTCAGTGCTTAACCATGATATTATTGAGAAGCGGTCGATTCGTAATCCGcaaaattatagtaatagtaatagtagtagttaTAGTAATGGTAACAATAGTCCACTGGGCGATAGGATgagtgaaaataaaaatattgggGTTTACATGGAAAGGAGAAGATCAGCTTTTCCAACTACATttgataattataacaagATATATTATTGCGATGGTAAAAAAggattcttaaaaaaaattgatggGAAGAAAATACAGAGAAATGAATCTCATCCTTGTGAACAACATGAAAATGAAAGTAATGACAAcggaaaatatttaaaaattgtggGGAACGGCACttcatacatacaaatagaAGATAATAAATATGGCAAATCGAATAACTCTGGCATTTTTTTGGACCAACGTAACTATAAAAGCTTGCACGATGTAAATGACAATAAAACGATCAGATATGCAGAAGGGAAAATGCATGCCAATGAAATGGAAGCACATGAAGAggggaaaaaggaaaaacaagtAGGATCCCTTCACAATAGCAGAATAAGAAGTAGCAGTAGaagtaacagtaacagtgACTGCCGTCAAGACGCGCTGATCCCGATGGattataaaattgtaaaatatgtAGACTCGAGGGGCACTAGTAAAAATTGCATAGAGGAGGACGTACATATAGTAGATGGTAAAAAGagaatacataataattgtaTGATTCCCCTTATTAATGATGGCTCTTTTAcaagaaaatgtaaatatcaAAACTTAAAAACAATTACTATTCGCTCAGATAGCAAGAGCTCATGCGATAAGAAAGGGTTAAGATGTAAAGAAGCATGTATAAAAAGTGGAAGACTAAAGTTTAGAAAAGATACCTTTTAcaataacgaaaaaaaatataattcgaagaataatgaattatattcACATAAAGATAATATGGAAAAGTTCAAAATAGTACAATGTTATAAGGGGGATGGAGAACATGTGTTACTCGATCCTTTATATCGTTTTCGTTGTGATAAACTGAAGGAAGAAGAAACTCTaaacttaaataaaattaaaagaaatttaaaaaatttaactaGCGAAAAACCAAAGGAAATATGTTCTAATACAATACTACAAATACAGGATGAACAAAATGGAATGAAAGCTAAACTGTGCAATGTGGCTGATGCCccaagtaataataataatactaaaatCAGTAGCCAAATGACGAGATGTATATCTAAGAGAGCATTACCAAATAGATTAAATAGGCTGGATATTCCAAATATGTATGAAACTGATACGaacaataatgaaaaaggaagagTTAATGAAAGTTACTACCACAATAAAGACAGCAGCAGCAGATGTTGCTTAAATAGCGGGAGAGCAAATAAACGCAtaagtaaaagaaataaattcgAAGGAAACTATAAATATTACTCTAAATGCCCTTTGAAACGTATTTCACCTTCCATGGAtgataatgtaaataaaaaacgaaTAGGCAAAAGGTGTAGAAGTGACTACGGCTACTGTTTTAACGCAGTTAATGAAGAGCAAAACTATAATTTAAGTGATGGGCATTCAAAATATTCTGACAAAATGGTTGAGGGTAGTAAAAGTATTAATAGCTATCATCCTACTTCTAACATGTtcgaaaaaagaaaaaacaaaaaaaaggaagacaAACAATTCATATCGTCCAGAAAAGCGAGGCAGTTAAACAGTACTATCAATGAATGTCATAACAAACTATCAGCGGAAAATTGTTATGATAAATACGATATGCAGTGTTCACAAAATGGAAGTAGCTCCGTTCTTGCAGGTGAGAATGAGCATTCACAAGGAAGTATAGATAAAGGAGGAAGAGAAGGAAGGATgagagaaaaaattatacggAACGAAGAATTTTTAGGAAAGGAGAAGATTATAGATATGGACAAAGTGCTGAGGGAACCTACTATAGGTAGAACTTCTACAAGCATAAGCAAAATATGTGAAACTGATACCTACGGTTGTATAGATGGCTATACTAAAAATCAGCTATGTGATATAAGACTATTACGAGGAAATTTTTCGcatcaagaaaaaaaaagagaaataaagaaCTCATATAGCTACACTAATAGATCATCGAAAGGAGGAAATAGCACATTGTATGCAGTGGGAAGATATCCAGTTGTAGTAAAAGATGAACAAAgagataaaatgaaaatgtgcAATATTCCTAGTACGAGAAGTATATATCATGGAAAAAATTCATCCATacacatgaaaaaaaaaagtatgttAGGAAAATATAGATCTAATTTGGATGATGTTGAGTTAGAGCATAATTCATATTCCAATAAAGTACATGAAACGGAAAGACAATCAAATCAAAGGATGAGATGTTATTCCAGTGAAGGTGAGAAAAGTATATGTAATGTGGATTCAAAATTGGATAAATTGTATTCTACGCAAGATGGATTTTCTAGAtgtgtacataaaaatgggggggcatataaaaaagagaGCACAAAATGTTGCCACCATAACTCGGACAGTAACAACAGTATGagcaataatttaaaatcaAAATCAAAAGATGataaattatcatatatacTATCGagcaataaatttattagagcacaaaggaaaaagaagaggGGAGCGTTAGAAGGCTTTGTTTGCGAGGGGGAGTGTAATAACTTATTAAGGAATGGTAGAGAAATGGTAAAGCATTCGAATGGAGATAAACATGGGGAACCACccaaaaatgttttatataatgaacataGAAGTGGTACAAGTGTTAGAAGAGGTGTAAGTGTCAGAAGCAGTAATCGTGGTAGAAGCGATAAACGGGGGAACTCCACTGAGCTTAAGAGAAGAATCCCCGATTTAGTTAATCACGAAGAAAGATATTACacaaaaaacaatatttacGATTCTGCAGGGGTAAGAAGTGAAAATGACAGTAAATATCATTCTAATGAAAGAAGGCTTTATCGAAAGGAAAGGAATCATACATATGGAAATGACTACAAAGGAAAAAGTACAAAATGTTCAAGTAAGTCCAAGGGTTATGGAACAACAAAATATGCTAatgatatgaataataatgaagaagccaaatataaaaatgaaagaaaaaaaagagagttTCTACAATATAACAATTCTTACAGTTCTAACCATAGTAGAAATAGATCATTGtatgagaaaaatataagtcCTTGTAATTCGCATAAACAAGATTTTCATTTTAGCACTTCACGAAATTGCGATAGCAACACATACAACttgaatgaaaaattaagtgATATAAATGTGCCTACTgtgattttaaaaaaaccaACGATAATAATTAGCGATAATAGTAATGGTGataaagaagagaaaaaagaatttgggaaaaaaaatatttttacttgttCGTAtgttaatgaaaattataatccTAAGGAAAAAGTACATTCTAGTAGTATTCATTCTAAAGAAGGCAACAATATGGATCATTATTACTCATCTGAATTTCATAATCGAAAAAACGAACTTTCTAAAAATAGGGAAAATATCATTAGCCAAAATGCGCATGAAAAAAGCACAAATGATATTTATAGGATTAACTGCACAAGTAAAGAGGAAAATGATCTAAgcgtaaaaaaaatgaacaggTCAAAATTATCATACATCTTATATGATGAGCATGATGATATGGGTAAGAATAATAACAagtttttcaaatttaagaaaaaaaaaaaatatgatacaaCCGATGAACAGTTAAGATATAAAATTGCAACATCTACTGGTAGCAGCCATGATAAAAAGGAATCATCAACAAAATCAAGAATAATAAACGAGCCCATAAGGGGTGTAAAAcgtgaattatatattagtacGAATGAGGAAAATAGATATTTTCGTGAGCAAAAAAATAGCAGTGTAGAAAAAGATcgtgaatatataaaaagcatTAACCGGTCATTAAGTTCTCACCCAACAAATTACGAAAACGTAGAAAAAAATTCGAAAAATGGTAACTTaagtatgcatatatataatagtaagAACATTGATAATGTTTTCTTACACAgagagaaaagaaaaagtagtGAATCAATTTGTCGAAAGGTTAGCAGCAATTTAAGGGAAGAGCACATATTTCCAGATACAGAAACTGATCGATCAAAAATATCCTCAAAGGGGAAAAGGAACGCGCAAATAAATACGGATGAGAAAAAACACATTTGTGCAGATAATTATAACACTATAAATAGTGGACTTTTTGAGGcagatgaaaaaattttacaaacaGATTCgctaaaaagaagaaattcGGGAAAACTCATGGATGGTCAACTAGTAGGAAGCCACCACACAGACAGTGTTGAACGCCCTCTCAGCAGTAACATAGATGTGCAAAATTATAGTAGAagctatataaatatgaatagtaaaaatttacatataggATGCACAAAATTAAGCACTGATGATTATAGAACATTAATATGTAGGAAAAACAGTTTGTCATCTACTAGTGCGAATTGTGACAATGAACAAACGGAGGGAAGTAATGAGGACTTTTGCAAAAGTGCAAAAGATATATATCTCAAAAGGCAATCTGAAAATAGCCTTAAATCACGTAAACAAAAGAGtatatcatataataataaatgggAAAGTAAAGATAAACTTGGAAACAACATGAACACAAAAAAGGGAAGCGGATTGGTGTATCACAAAGAAGGTCTATTTGATGGAGGAACAAACACAGATCTATCTTATCGAAGAAATAAGTACTCTATcaaaaaatgcataaattCATTTACTCCTCAACATGATAATACAGAGAGGGGAAATCACGATAATACCGATAGATATGACGATATGGATAATTACAGtgataattataatgataaCTACGAATGTATTAATAGAGGTGCTTCTTCACAAATAAATGgggataaagaaaaaagattGACGGATTCGCATAATAATAACTcgtttaaaattaaaaataaaggaaatatGAATAATCATAGAAGAGGAAAGGGACAAAAAATTATCCATGCGTTACACTATAATAACTATTCCGATTCAGAAAAATGCAAAAGTTCCAACGTCAATACAAGTGATCATATATCTAGAggaaatattatgaatagtTCAagtgaatatttaaattgtcATAATACAAATGGAAGTCTTACATCAACAGTGAATAAagcatttgaaaaaaaaaaaaaaattagatcaAAATGTAGCTCAGATTCTAAAAGTGTCGAAGAAATACGATATTCTAATAgtagagaaaataaaaattttaaaaatagtatatcaggatataataaagaaatggAAAACTATGACAACAATAACTTGCGTAATGCACATACAAAACTTTCATCTGAGTCAGACAAAAAGTggagtgaaaaaaaaagtaaatcaaaaaatatgaacaattaTCACAGTAATATACATACCTGTAAGGCTATGAGCaatgagaaaaaattaacaattaattcttttaatgaaaatatattatctgAAAAGGATGAAGTGAATGATAAGTATTCATTTAATAAGAGCTTAAATTTGAGTAAGACAATGAATAAATTTGATCAAAATAAAGCAAGCAATAGTATAGTActaaaagaagaagaaaaaggaaaaggtaCAAATTGTAGCAATtccataatatttaattcgGTAAATGGTCAGATGAGCCAAGGAATACAAAACGCATGCAAAGGTCAGGTGATTAGTTATTTAACAGACAATAAGGCCGATAATAACGGAAAAAGAACAGACAATTATAACTGTGCAATGTATAACGTGGCAGGAGATGAGGGGAATGCAAATGTTAGTGCAAATGTAGGTAAAAGTGAGAGCCATATTAAAATTCAAACTGAAGGAGATGCAGTAAAAAGGGAAATGAGTTCAGAATATTGCCCAATgaattgttttaatataggtgaggataaaaatataccaaGAAAACCGCTTAACAGTGTCTTAGGTTTAAAAGAGGCAAATGATTACATGAAGAATGAGCTAAACTACTACTTAACtaatagtataaaaaatgaaaatgctCATGAGGACACgacaaaaaaaatggattgTACACCCTCAAGTTTTAATATggtaaatgatataaaaaatagtatacaTAATGAAGAGcctataaaaaacatatacaaTACTAGTAATATTGTAGACAAATCGTATTTTTGCGTAAGGGATAACagagaaatatttaataccTTAAACAGTGGTGAAATAAACTGCAtacatgaaaatattaataacagtGTTAGTAATGGTAATAGGAACAGCAGTGATAACATTGACGGTAACggtagtaatagtagtagcGCTAACAGTAATGGCAACAGTGGGTATAGCAGCGTATGCatcagaaaaaataatagtaacgcCTCCGATATAGCCACTGCACACAATAGCAGTACACCCGTTGGTAGTGGCATTCCTGTGACTACTAATGCATATCCAAATGGTACATGTCTAAGTGAAGAAAGAGGAAATCCAATCTGTTTTAATGGAAACGGAAATGTATTTACATGTATTAATTCAAATGAAagagaacaaataaaatttactaaCCCTGCATTTAGAATTTCAAGTGATAGTGAATTAAGAAAAGGATATCATAATAACGTATATTATGACGATATCAATAGGAATCAAAATGTAAGTGTTCCTCCACTTACTAGTACTACTAATACGAATAATAGTATGATTTATCAAATGCCCCCCAGTTACCATCTGATGAATAAACGTTCTATATACGGCAACGCGATTAATCCGACGTCGACGGCGCCTGAACCGGCAACTAGGAGCATTATATTCAATTATAATAGGACTAgcaataatgataataatattaatagtgAATATATGAacggaaaaaatattagcagtaataatattatcagtaataatattagccgtaatattattaacgGCAATAATAATGATCCTAATTTAGTTATTAACCCTAGCCTAGTGAACGGTAACGGTTCAGGTGGAACGTACTATTATAGTAAAGCCTTCAGTACGGGTAACCTACATAATGAAcattttaagaataatatattttacacgAAATTTGCAAGTAATGATAACAATTATAGCGATAATAAGAACAATATATTACTAAACAGACTTGTGAATAACAATAATGAAGGGAGTGATTCACCTATTAATATCCCTGAAGCTCAAGGTATACTTGATCctaattttagtaaaataaataatacagtTCAAATGAATAACacaaaaatgcaaaatataattaataataattatgctAATTTACGTAATAACCCtcttgttaataataatatgaagaatcaaaatattttctatgaTATCAATGGAAAAGCATATATGCACTCTATGGTAACGgcataa
- the PmUG01_09050300 gene encoding conserved Plasmodium protein, unknown function, with protein sequence MGFHIQSYIAMMGRGINPKTWKRLWTNYKNKQIIHVYNDVAEFTNNQIAQVVRVYQYRYWWWANPFGMGLIFYLGYKAWYMIYMNHKQRKMAQVVASAYGQGGQWLNPVPK encoded by the exons atggggtTTCATATACAATCTTATATAGCCATGATGGGTAGGGGAATAAATCCCAAAACATGGAAGAGATTGTGGacaaattacaaaaataaacaaataatacatgtatacaatGATGTAGCagaatttacaaataatcaAATTGCCCAGGTTGTTAGGGT GTATCAGTATAGGTATTGGTGGTGGGCAAACCCTTTCGGCATGGgattgattttttatttaggaTACAAGGCATGGTATATGATATACATGAATCATAAACAAAGAAAGATGGCTCAAGTCGTTGCATCGGCATATGGCCAGGGAGGTCAGTGGCTTAACCCCGTTCCCAAGTGA